From candidate division TA06 bacterium, the proteins below share one genomic window:
- a CDS encoding methyltransferase domain-containing protein: protein MVDRKLPASFLQQLKELEASYLTESDPIRQSGFGGGPLRWRSEREPILEAIEMDGDLLDVGCANGFLLECLVEWASERGTALTPHGLDQGAELIELAKQRFPAHKSNFHVGNAWDWEPPRQFQYVYTMHDCLPIEFLEEYLQRLLSRVVCTGGRLIIGAYGSRSQGTPPFDVEHFLKSRGFSVAGTTGGGNPPITSFAWVDKQPKL from the coding sequence ATGGTAGATCGAAAACTTCCAGCCAGTTTCCTTCAGCAGCTCAAGGAGCTTGAAGCATCCTACTTGACTGAAAGTGACCCAATTCGCCAATCCGGTTTCGGTGGTGGCCCCCTGCGCTGGCGGTCAGAGCGTGAACCGATATTGGAAGCAATAGAAATGGACGGCGATTTGCTGGATGTCGGCTGTGCTAACGGATTCCTGCTTGAGTGTCTAGTTGAGTGGGCCAGTGAACGGGGGACAGCATTGACGCCTCATGGTCTTGATCAAGGTGCCGAGCTGATTGAACTCGCAAAGCAGAGGTTTCCAGCGCACAAATCCAACTTCCATGTTGGCAATGCGTGGGATTGGGAGCCGCCGAGACAGTTTCAGTATGTGTATACAATGCACGACTGCCTTCCAATCGAATTTCTTGAAGAATACCTTCAGCGGTTGCTTTCCCGAGTAGTCTGTACAGGGGGCCGCCTTATCATTGGCGCCTACGGAAGCCGGTCTCAGGGGACGCCGCCGTTTGATGTCGAACATTTCCTGAAGTCTCGTGGCTTCTCAGTCGCAGGAACGACTGGAGGTGGCAACCCACCTATAACATCTTTTGCCTGGGTTGACAAGCAGCCGAAGCTATAA
- a CDS encoding hydrogenase iron-sulfur subunit produces the protein MKDQMLLFLCDCRGEIDLPKDLNLGKQLPTFKHSYLCSPEGIKYIEEMIQKHGARDIIVAGCTPRIADTFFKKYDAEIVNIREQAAYVGHGDEKMKALIRAAIEKKKTSKGRFKREIDIASRDVLIIGAGIAGLEAARRCADSGLGVYLIEKEQFIGGMVGKLDRVYPEGTPVSHTLNRIIFDTVGRNNVTVMTGAELQGVEGNIGNYTIKLKVKPNPIAKCNLCGECVDVCPITVQDNGIERKAIYFEPTYPNTYAIDWSSCDRCGKCTEICKDINLDVKEKDIELKVGAIIVATGLEPFDASKITAYGYGRYKNVYTALEYERKLVRGELKPKSVVIINCAGSRDEHYLPYCSRVCCFIGMKEAKLTKDVSPDTEVYLTYIDMRTYGVFESLYSSLRDSGVNLIRGRPSEITERDGKLMVHTEDMVLDELLKIETDCVVLSTGYVPSKEVLKKLRLPVEDEFPMNYVCSTLSIDANPHGIFLAGCSSYPKDVTRTLISADYIAGNLVSMFTKQSIEVTNPVSEINNDMCSGKNCGICAWVCPYSAIMEEDGEYRIDPSLCRGCGICSATCPSGANQLEVSTDIELLAQVDGILSDGKDKILALLCENCAYQAADNIPYERLTYPENVMIVRVPCTGRVGSQVLLNAFRAGAKGVLVAGCCLGSCHFITGNIKAQNRVLVTKRLVQSLGIDPGKLRIEWVGQKEPRKLVSILNEMTEA, from the coding sequence ATGAAAGACCAGATGCTGCTCTTTTTGTGTGATTGCAGAGGAGAAATAGATCTACCCAAAGATCTCAATTTAGGAAAACAGCTTCCTACCTTTAAGCATTCTTACCTTTGCTCGCCAGAGGGAATAAAGTACATCGAGGAAATGATACAGAAACATGGGGCAAGGGATATCATAGTTGCAGGCTGTACACCACGGATTGCAGATACATTCTTTAAGAAATACGATGCTGAGATAGTAAACATCAGGGAGCAAGCTGCGTATGTGGGGCATGGAGACGAAAAAATGAAAGCGCTAATCAGAGCAGCTATTGAGAAGAAGAAAACATCAAAGGGTAGATTCAAGAGAGAGATAGACATTGCCAGTAGGGATGTCCTAATAATAGGGGCTGGTATTGCTGGTTTGGAGGCTGCGCGGCGCTGTGCAGATTCGGGACTTGGTGTTTACCTGATTGAGAAAGAGCAGTTCATTGGCGGTATGGTCGGGAAGCTCGATAGGGTCTATCCCGAGGGTACACCTGTGTCTCATACTCTGAATCGCATAATCTTTGACACCGTCGGAAGAAACAACGTAACTGTTATGACTGGCGCTGAACTGCAGGGAGTAGAAGGTAACATCGGCAACTATACCATCAAACTGAAAGTTAAACCGAACCCAATAGCGAAGTGCAACCTTTGTGGTGAGTGTGTAGACGTATGTCCGATTACAGTGCAGGACAATGGTATTGAGCGAAAAGCCATCTACTTTGAGCCGACATACCCGAATACCTATGCCATTGATTGGTCCTCTTGCGATAGGTGCGGAAAATGCACTGAAATATGCAAGGACATAAATCTAGATGTTAAAGAAAAGGACATAGAATTGAAGGTCGGTGCTATTATCGTAGCTACTGGACTTGAACCATTTGACGCGTCCAAGATAACGGCATACGGATATGGAAGATACAAGAATGTCTATACAGCGTTGGAATATGAAAGAAAGCTGGTGCGAGGGGAGCTGAAACCGAAATCTGTGGTCATCATAAACTGCGCGGGTTCCAGGGATGAGCACTATTTGCCGTATTGCTCCAGAGTGTGCTGCTTCATTGGAATGAAAGAAGCGAAGCTGACAAAGGATGTGAGCCCGGATACTGAAGTATATCTGACCTATATTGATATGCGGACCTACGGCGTATTTGAATCACTCTACTCCTCTCTACGGGACTCTGGTGTAAATCTAATCAGGGGAAGACCCTCGGAGATCACTGAAAGAGACGGGAAGTTGATGGTACATACAGAGGATATGGTGCTCGATGAATTGCTGAAGATTGAGACAGATTGCGTTGTCCTTTCAACAGGCTATGTACCTTCGAAAGAAGTGCTTAAGAAATTAAGGTTGCCTGTAGAGGATGAATTCCCGATGAATTATGTCTGTTCGACCCTATCAATAGATGCAAATCCACACGGAATATTCCTGGCCGGGTGTTCCTCCTATCCTAAAGATGTCACTCGAACTCTGATAAGTGCAGACTACATTGCAGGGAATCTGGTCAGTATGTTCACCAAACAGTCTATTGAGGTCACCAATCCTGTGTCAGAGATAAACAACGACATGTGCAGTGGGAAGAACTGCGGAATTTGCGCTTGGGTGTGTCCCTATAGTGCAATCATGGAAGAGGACGGAGAGTACAGGATTGATCCCTCCCTGTGTAGAGGGTGTGGGATATGTTCTGCAACCTGTCCGAGTGGTGCCAATCAGCTGGAGGTTTCAACAGATATTGAGCTACTTGCCCAAGTAGACGGCATTCTAAGCGATGGCAAGGACAAGATATTGGCCCTGTTGTGTGAGAATTGTGCATATCAGGCAGCAGACAACATTCCCTATGAGAGACTTACCTATCCAGAGAATGTGATGATAGTCAGGGTTCCATGTACAGGCAGAGTTGGCTCACAAGTCCTGTTGAATGCTTTCAGGGCGGGGGCAAAGGGTGTACTGGTTGCCGGATGTTGTCTCGGTTCATGCCACTTCATAACGGGTAACATCAAAGCGCAGAATCGTGTGCTTGTCACCAAGAGGCTTGTCCAATCATTGGGTATCGACCCTGGTAAACTGAGGATAGAATGGGTCGGACAGAAGGAACCAAGAAAGCTGGTTAGCATTCTTAATGAGATGACGGAGGCATAA
- a CDS encoding oxidoreductase, with the protein MAKAKVAFYWCASCGGCEEAVIDLNEDILKVVDAVDIVFWPVALDFKYKDIEAMKDGEIAVSFINGAIRNSEQEEIVKLLRKKSGLVVAFGSCSHLGGIPGLANFHDREAILTRSYETAPTVVNPDRILPQLSTKMPEGELTLPEFSETVKALDQVIDVDYYLPGCAPPADLIMGAVTAILEGNLPEKGSVLAPEKSLCGDCPRGEKKPEKLVMKDVKRVHEIIPDPEKCFLEEGLICLGPATRSGCDSRCIKANMPCRGCFGPTKEVRDQGAKMASAIASILGLEGEEEFSEEKAAEIVNKIADPAGTFYRFSLPSSLLRTRKRE; encoded by the coding sequence ATGGCAAAAGCAAAAGTGGCATTCTATTGGTGTGCTTCATGCGGAGGATGCGAAGAGGCGGTAATTGATCTGAATGAAGACATACTTAAGGTCGTAGACGCGGTAGACATAGTCTTCTGGCCTGTGGCTTTGGACTTCAAGTATAAAGACATAGAGGCGATGAAAGACGGCGAGATTGCTGTATCCTTCATAAATGGTGCGATAAGAAACAGCGAGCAAGAAGAGATTGTGAAGCTTCTCAGAAAGAAGTCCGGGCTGGTTGTTGCATTTGGAAGCTGCTCTCATCTGGGAGGCATACCAGGACTTGCCAACTTCCACGATAGAGAGGCAATACTGACAAGGTCCTACGAGACGGCACCTACCGTCGTAAACCCCGATAGGATCCTTCCGCAGCTCTCCACAAAGATGCCCGAAGGTGAATTGACACTTCCAGAGTTCTCTGAAACTGTGAAGGCTCTAGACCAGGTAATCGATGTAGATTACTACCTACCTGGATGCGCGCCGCCGGCTGACTTGATTATGGGCGCGGTCACTGCGATTCTTGAGGGGAATCTCCCCGAAAAAGGGTCAGTCCTTGCTCCTGAGAAATCACTGTGCGGCGACTGTCCAAGGGGTGAGAAGAAACCAGAGAAGCTGGTAATGAAAGATGTAAAAAGAGTACATGAGATAATTCCAGACCCTGAGAAGTGCTTTCTTGAGGAAGGTCTCATCTGTCTTGGGCCTGCAACGAGGTCGGGTTGCGATAGCAGATGCATAAAGGCCAATATGCCGTGCAGGGGGTGTTTTGGTCCTACAAAGGAGGTTCGAGATCAAGGTGCCAAAATGGCATCGGCGATCGCGTCCATTCTTGGATTGGAAGGCGAAGAGGAGTTCTCTGAAGAAAAGGCAGCAGAGATAGTAAATAAAATAGCCGATCCTGCTGGAACCTTTTACAGGTTTTCGCTTCCCTCGTCTTTACTTAGAACACGAAAAAGAGAGTGA
- a CDS encoding Ni/Fe hydrogenase subunit alpha, producing MAKRITINPITRLEGHGKIEIFLDDKGDVENAYFQVPELRGFEQFCVDRPADEMPRITTRICGVCPMAHHMAATKTLDDLFHVEPTPTARKIRELLYSIFMVEDHTLHFVYLGGPDFVVGPDAPATERNILGVIGKVGLEAAGKVIDTRKRLRAIITNIGGKIIHPVFGLPGGVSKGITEEEREEIVKVAKDTVEFAQFLLKLFDDVVLKNKTYVDLIVGDIYKHNTYYMGMVDENNHVNFYDGELRVVSPGGKEIAKFKAQDYLEHIAEHVEPWSYIKFPYLKAIGWKGFVDGEESGVYRVAPLARLNASDGMATPLAQSEYERMFDTLGGKPVHNTLAFHWARLVEALYAAERMLELAADPELTGTNIRNIPTATPDEGIGVVEAPRGTLFHHYQTDKDGILTGVNLIVATVNNSAAMCMSIKKAASGLIKGGNVSEGLLNMVEMAFRAYDPCLACATHSLPGEMPLEVNLYDSNKNLIRTIKRD from the coding sequence ATGGCAAAGAGAATAACGATAAATCCGATTACAAGGCTTGAAGGACACGGAAAGATAGAGATTTTTCTCGACGACAAAGGTGATGTGGAAAACGCATATTTCCAGGTGCCTGAACTCCGTGGCTTTGAGCAGTTTTGTGTTGACAGACCTGCCGACGAAATGCCGCGCATTACCACAAGGATATGCGGTGTCTGTCCGATGGCGCACCATATGGCAGCAACAAAAACATTGGATGACCTTTTCCATGTTGAACCTACTCCTACGGCCAGGAAGATAAGGGAGCTTCTCTACTCTATCTTCATGGTTGAAGATCATACTCTCCATTTTGTGTACCTGGGCGGGCCGGATTTCGTCGTAGGTCCGGATGCTCCTGCCACTGAGAGAAACATACTGGGAGTGATAGGGAAAGTCGGGCTTGAGGCCGCTGGCAAGGTTATTGACACGAGGAAGAGATTGCGAGCGATTATCACCAACATAGGAGGTAAAATAATTCATCCCGTGTTCGGTCTCCCTGGCGGTGTGTCGAAAGGTATCACAGAAGAAGAGAGAGAAGAGATTGTTAAGGTTGCCAAGGACACCGTTGAGTTTGCTCAGTTCCTCCTCAAGTTATTTGATGACGTGGTTCTGAAGAACAAAACGTATGTGGATCTCATAGTGGGCGACATCTATAAACATAACACTTACTATATGGGCATGGTCGATGAAAACAACCACGTGAATTTCTATGACGGTGAGCTGAGAGTGGTGTCTCCCGGGGGCAAAGAGATCGCGAAATTCAAGGCGCAAGACTACCTTGAACACATTGCTGAGCACGTGGAGCCGTGGAGTTACATAAAGTTCCCTTATTTGAAGGCGATTGGATGGAAGGGATTTGTAGATGGCGAAGAGAGCGGCGTTTACAGAGTCGCCCCTCTTGCAAGGTTGAATGCATCTGATGGGATGGCCACACCGCTGGCACAGTCTGAATACGAGAGGATGTTCGATACGCTGGGTGGGAAGCCGGTTCACAACACATTGGCATTCCATTGGGCAAGACTGGTGGAGGCCCTTTATGCGGCCGAGAGGATGTTGGAGCTTGCGGCAGACCCTGAATTGACTGGTACGAATATTCGGAATATTCCTACTGCAACGCCTGATGAGGGGATCGGGGTCGTTGAAGCACCCCGAGGAACGCTTTTCCATCATTATCAGACAGACAAGGACGGTATTCTGACAGGAGTTAATCTAATAGTCGCCACTGTGAACAATTCGGCAGCAATGTGCATGTCGATCAAAAAGGCAGCTTCAGGGCTCATAAAGGGTGGAAATGTCTCTGAAGGTCTTTTGAACATGGTGGAGATGGCATTTCGCGCGTATGATCCATGTCTTGCCTGTGCCACACACTCGCTTCCTGGTGAGATGCCACTTGAGGTCAACCTTTACGATTCAAACAAGAACCTCATCAGAACAATAAAAAGGGATTAA
- a CDS encoding hydrogenase maturation protease, translating into MDRAKTLILGMGSPILGDDGVGVEVANRIKENTDEKFVDVVEASASGLELLDIICGYEKLIVIDSMNTEGGQVGELHRLACSDLDPTVRPSARHQINFATTLEVGRRLNMEVPEVIAIYAIEIKDATVFQEGCSPEVERAIPGIVETIIEEEMLRAD; encoded by the coding sequence ATGGACAGGGCAAAGACACTCATCCTTGGGATGGGAAGCCCCATTCTTGGTGATGATGGTGTTGGGGTAGAGGTAGCCAACAGGATAAAAGAGAACACCGATGAAAAATTCGTAGATGTTGTTGAAGCTTCTGCTTCGGGGCTTGAGCTACTTGATATCATCTGCGGATACGAAAAACTGATAGTAATCGATTCCATGAATACAGAAGGAGGCCAGGTCGGAGAGCTTCACCGCCTGGCCTGCTCTGACTTGGATCCTACAGTCCGTCCTTCCGCAAGGCATCAGATTAATTTCGCAACTACCTTGGAGGTTGGAAGGCGCCTGAACATGGAGGTGCCCGAGGTAATTGCGATTTATGCTATCGAGATAAAGGATGCAACGGTCTTCCAAGAAGGGTGCAGTCCTGAAGTAGAAAGAGCAATCCCTGGAATAGTCGAAACCATAATTGAAGAGGAGATGCTCAGAGCTGATTAG
- a CDS encoding TIGR04076 family protein — MPKLIIKVVEIKGNCPVYKVGDRIVLDEGYKLNCEETDNLCMHSLGSILPFYNSIYRGVDPRDLGLSKDRKSAYVQCLDPCTYTGGGTVVFEIARTE, encoded by the coding sequence ATGCCAAAGCTCATCATTAAAGTAGTTGAAATCAAGGGGAACTGTCCAGTCTACAAGGTAGGGGATAGGATAGTTCTGGATGAGGGCTACAAGCTTAACTGCGAGGAGACGGATAATCTCTGCATGCACTCCCTGGGTTCTATTCTGCCCTTTTACAATTCGATCTACAGAGGGGTTGATCCAAGGGATCTTGGGCTTTCAAAGGATAGGAAGAGCGCCTATGTCCAGTGCTTAGACCCCTGCACTTACACTGGCGGGGGGACAGTAGTCTTCGAGATAGCCAGAACCGAATAA